From one Paenibacillus sp. FSL K6-1330 genomic stretch:
- a CDS encoding MFS transporter encodes MLKKSAFPLLLLNMFLANLSMGLVIPIIPELLEQFTASGQAAGYLVSCFGLTQFLFSPLAGNLSDRYGRKPMIIIGLILFAISNLLAAFAGDLTLLFVSRLIGGIGSAALIPSIIAYIADITADEQRSKAMSWLGASMTSGFIIGPGVGGLLAEWGIKMPFYVSACVGLLAMVCSLWGLPESLSADIRQMRRQVKEKSENVFRQIVLSVRSRYFVLLLIVFAMTFGLTHFEAIFPLFVVQVYGFTTRQIAILLTVCSLIGTLNQLLFTDRITRRFGEKRIIVAMLLLSAVSLVFLLFSGHFYYVMVVTMLFFTFNNILRPTINTLLSRVAGDEQGFVAGMNNTYTSLGTIFGPMLAGILFEVHFDLPYLFGGFVLLVSSIFTGSRLRNILSVQRG; translated from the coding sequence ATGTTAAAAAAGTCAGCGTTTCCATTACTACTGCTCAACATGTTTCTCGCTAATCTAAGTATGGGTCTTGTCATTCCAATCATACCGGAACTTCTTGAGCAGTTTACGGCAAGCGGACAGGCCGCGGGCTATTTGGTCTCCTGCTTCGGCTTGACCCAGTTTCTGTTCTCACCCCTTGCAGGTAATCTGTCAGATCGATATGGCCGTAAACCCATGATTATCATAGGTTTGATCTTGTTCGCCATCTCCAACTTGCTCGCAGCGTTCGCGGGCGATCTAACTTTATTATTCGTATCGCGGTTGATTGGCGGAATAGGCTCAGCAGCCTTAATCCCGTCCATTATTGCGTATATTGCGGACATTACGGCAGATGAACAGCGCAGCAAGGCCATGTCATGGTTAGGTGCGTCGATGACATCCGGGTTTATTATTGGACCGGGTGTCGGCGGATTGCTTGCGGAATGGGGCATTAAGATGCCCTTCTATGTATCCGCATGTGTAGGGCTGCTGGCAATGGTTTGCAGTCTATGGGGATTGCCTGAATCGCTGTCGGCGGATATTCGCCAGATGCGTCGTCAAGTGAAGGAGAAGAGCGAGAATGTATTCCGGCAAATCGTGCTTTCGGTTCGGTCTCGTTATTTTGTCCTGTTGCTCATTGTTTTCGCCATGACCTTTGGTTTAACGCATTTTGAAGCGATTTTCCCGCTTTTTGTCGTACAAGTCTACGGATTCACGACGCGTCAAATTGCTATACTCCTTACCGTATGTTCGCTCATCGGCACGTTGAATCAATTGTTGTTCACTGACCGGATCACACGACGATTCGGAGAAAAACGGATCATCGTTGCCATGTTGCTGTTATCGGCAGTATCCCTTGTATTCTTATTATTCTCCGGCCATTTCTACTATGTCATGGTAGTCACGATGTTGTTCTTTACGTTCAATAATATATTGCGCCCCACGATCAATACGCTGTTGTCCAGAGTGGCCGGGGATGAACAGGGATTTGTTGCAGGGATGAATAACACTTATACAAGTCTCGGTACGATATTTGGACCGATGCTGGCAGGTATTTTATTTGAAGTCCATTTTGACTTGCCCTATCTGTTTGGCGGATTCGTACTGCTAGTGAGCAGCATTTTCACGGGAAGTCGATTGAGAAATATACTATCTGTTCAACGCGGCTGA
- a CDS encoding thiamine pyrophosphate-dependent enzyme: MNMQIQETTENKLAAAQTAVFESGNEMAAMAAAQINYHIMGYFPITPSTEIAQYLDMMRTRGEHDIKLIPADGEHGSAGICYGAAAAGARVFNATSANGFLYMIEQLPVQAGTRFPMVMNLVTRAVSGPLDIRGDHSDLYYGLNTGWVILTARSPQAVYDMNIMALRIAEHEDVRLPVIVAYDGFFTSHQKRRVQIFTNRETVQEFVGEKAPEYPHVLDENNPIVVGAYMNGDDLMNNHFQQSNAMYRAGEVFEEVAEEYAALSGRSYSPLDLYRMEDAEVALFLLNSAAESSKDVVDRLRARGIKAGVISPNILRPFPAREIREALTGVKALLVGERADSYGAHGANLTHEVKAALQEIRGPQPIVLSRIFGLGGKDYYADDAEAFFALTIEAMDLGYAKVPFDYYGQTPGDEEQRLQPVIAPMNGDTFKSGLITVKVDEETSKLSVKVPPMRALAAKPKRFASGHGACPGCGIFPALELFFKGIEGNVVTLFHTGCAYITTTGYPYNSHKQSFIHNLFQNGPATLSGTVEAFLEKKRRGEIEVPEDFTFVMVTGDGGMDIGMGSAIGTALRGHNLIILEYDNEGYMNTGAQLSYSTPLGHMTSTSGVGKQQQGKAFHHKDTVQMMAAAHIPYVFTGTEAFPQDLVKKAAKAQWYAQNVGTVYGKLLITCPLNWKSSDKDGENIVRAAVNSNFFPLYEVEQGETNITYDPEAKKKQVPLSDWLKYMGKSRHLLKEENKEMLGQFEKEVERRWSILKAKHENPLL; encoded by the coding sequence ATGAATATGCAAATTCAAGAAACTACGGAGAACAAGCTGGCGGCCGCTCAAACGGCAGTCTTCGAATCGGGCAACGAAATGGCTGCCATGGCGGCTGCCCAGATTAACTATCACATTATGGGTTATTTTCCGATTACACCATCTACGGAAATCGCCCAATATCTTGACATGATGCGTACACGCGGCGAACATGACATCAAGCTGATTCCAGCTGACGGCGAACATGGATCGGCGGGGATTTGCTACGGTGCAGCCGCAGCCGGAGCACGGGTATTCAATGCTACCAGCGCGAATGGTTTCCTGTATATGATCGAACAGCTTCCTGTGCAGGCGGGCACACGTTTCCCGATGGTCATGAATCTGGTGACGCGTGCAGTCAGCGGACCGCTGGATATTCGTGGTGACCATTCGGATCTTTACTACGGTCTGAATACCGGCTGGGTGATTTTGACCGCCCGTTCACCGCAGGCAGTTTATGACATGAATATCATGGCGCTGCGAATCGCTGAACATGAAGACGTACGCCTGCCGGTCATTGTAGCTTATGACGGATTTTTCACATCGCACCAGAAACGCCGGGTACAAATATTTACGAACCGCGAAACCGTTCAGGAGTTTGTAGGGGAAAAGGCGCCTGAATATCCACATGTGCTGGACGAGAACAACCCGATCGTTGTTGGGGCTTATATGAACGGCGACGATTTGATGAATAACCACTTCCAACAGTCAAACGCCATGTACCGTGCGGGCGAGGTGTTCGAGGAAGTGGCAGAGGAATACGCAGCTTTATCCGGAAGATCCTATTCGCCGCTTGATCTGTATCGCATGGAAGACGCGGAGGTGGCTTTATTCCTGCTCAATTCGGCGGCCGAATCCTCCAAAGACGTCGTGGATCGGCTGCGGGCGAGAGGAATTAAAGCGGGCGTAATCAGTCCGAATATTCTCCGGCCGTTCCCGGCAAGAGAAATCCGCGAGGCGTTGACAGGTGTCAAAGCACTGCTGGTTGGCGAACGTGCTGATTCTTACGGTGCACACGGAGCTAATCTGACCCATGAGGTCAAAGCGGCCCTGCAGGAAATCCGTGGTCCGCAGCCTATTGTGCTGTCCCGCATATTTGGACTTGGCGGGAAAGACTATTACGCGGATGACGCGGAAGCTTTTTTTGCCTTGACGATCGAGGCCATGGACCTCGGTTATGCCAAAGTGCCGTTTGATTATTACGGCCAAACACCGGGAGATGAGGAGCAAAGGTTGCAGCCGGTCATTGCCCCGATGAATGGAGACACCTTTAAATCTGGCCTGATCACCGTAAAGGTGGATGAAGAGACAAGTAAACTATCCGTTAAAGTGCCGCCGATGCGGGCGCTTGCCGCGAAACCGAAACGGTTTGCTTCCGGCCACGGAGCTTGCCCGGGCTGCGGTATTTTCCCGGCGCTGGAGCTCTTTTTCAAAGGGATTGAAGGCAATGTCGTTACTTTATTCCATACCGGCTGCGCTTATATCACCACAACGGGTTATCCGTATAACTCGCATAAGCAGAGCTTCATTCATAATTTGTTCCAGAACGGACCGGCTACTTTATCCGGCACGGTAGAAGCGTTCCTTGAGAAGAAACGCCGCGGGGAAATCGAAGTTCCTGAGGATTTCACTTTTGTGATGGTGACTGGCGACGGCGGCATGGACATCGGGATGGGTTCGGCCATCGGGACGGCGCTGCGGGGCCATAACCTGATCATTCTGGAATATGATAATGAAGGCTATATGAACACCGGTGCACAGCTTTCGTACTCTACGCCATTAGGGCATATGACCAGTACGTCGGGTGTCGGCAAACAGCAGCAGGGCAAAGCGTTCCATCACAAAGATACGGTACAAATGATGGCGGCGGCACATATTCCGTATGTATTCACAGGGACGGAAGCATTTCCGCAGGATCTTGTGAAAAAGGCGGCAAAAGCGCAGTGGTACGCCCAGAATGTAGGTACCGTCTACGGCAAGCTGCTGATCACATGCCCGCTGAACTGGAAATCGAGCGACAAGGATGGGGAGAACATCGTCCGCGCGGCCGTGAATTCAAACTTCTTCCCACTGTATGAAGTAGAGCAGGGAGAAACGAATATTACGTACGATCCTGAAGCGAAGAAAAAACAGGTGCCGCTCAGCGACTGGCTGAAATATATGGGCAAATCAAGACATCTGCTCAAGGAAGAAAACAAAGAAATGCTTGGCCAATTTGAAAAAGAAGTGGAGCGGCGCTGGTCGATTCTGAAAGCGAAACACGAGAACCCGCTGCTATAA
- a CDS encoding carbohydrate-binding protein, whose product MTNKRFSFKRLSLLVVLVVFLSTFCAALPSVNAAARGAWAPNTAYAVNDTVTYSGSTYTCLQAHTSLVGWEPSNVPALWQKGGSGGTTPPTSNGVTFYADINYGGKAVTLGIGNYTLSQLNANGIPNDWMSSLKVPSGWTVEVYENDNFGGTKWTFTSDSSWVGNTINDKMSSVKIYTGSPPPTVTKPAEVPSHIWTYVMNADNAYGKGGDFALLLSAVIKKESSFGAGLPGSPSAGDGLMQVEPNTRNAYLSQFSTKFGRAYNHSSEQDQVYLGALILNEKITKFGNIYKGLLHYNGGDNWYPGATDSYGRPILADQYADAVYATYKGYGGKN is encoded by the coding sequence ATGACTAATAAAAGGTTTTCTTTTAAGCGCTTATCACTTTTGGTAGTTTTAGTAGTATTTCTATCCACATTTTGCGCAGCCTTACCGTCAGTAAACGCAGCCGCTAGAGGAGCATGGGCTCCAAATACCGCATATGCAGTAAATGACACAGTAACCTATAGTGGAAGCACTTATACCTGTCTTCAGGCACATACTTCTCTCGTAGGTTGGGAACCGTCCAATGTCCCTGCATTATGGCAGAAAGGCGGTAGCGGCGGAACTACGCCACCGACTTCGAACGGAGTAACATTTTATGCAGATATAAACTATGGAGGAAAAGCAGTGACACTCGGGATAGGCAATTATACACTGTCTCAGTTGAACGCAAACGGAATTCCGAATGACTGGATGTCGTCTCTTAAGGTTCCAAGCGGTTGGACGGTTGAAGTATATGAGAATGATAATTTTGGAGGAACCAAGTGGACCTTTACTTCGGATTCTTCCTGGGTTGGCAACACGATCAATGACAAAATGTCATCGGTCAAGATTTATACGGGTTCACCACCTCCTACAGTAACAAAGCCTGCCGAGGTTCCAAGCCATATCTGGACATATGTCATGAATGCGGACAATGCCTATGGGAAAGGCGGGGATTTTGCTTTATTGTTAAGTGCTGTTATCAAAAAGGAAAGCAGCTTTGGAGCAGGTTTACCAGGTAGTCCATCGGCCGGCGACGGATTGATGCAGGTAGAACCAAACACACGCAATGCGTATTTATCTCAATTCAGCACAAAATTTGGCCGTGCGTATAATCATAGCAGTGAACAAGATCAGGTATATCTGGGCGCGTTGATTTTAAATGAGAAGATTACGAAGTTTGGAAATATCTACAAGGGATTATTACACTACAACGGTGGAGATAACTGGTATCCGGGAGCCACGGATTCTTATGGCCGTCCTATTCTGGCAGATCAATATGCAGATGCAGTTTACGCTACTTATAAGGGCTATGGCGGTAAGAATTAA
- the hcp gene encoding hydroxylamine reductase, whose product MNNNAQETLNHQPSMFCFQCQEASKGTGCTIVGVCGKPHDVANLQDLLIYLLKGISFLSLDAQLPEVLEQRVSLFMMDSLFATITNANFDREVFVEKIREAIELRGEVRTYYNEQYPEGTANLPDAAVWQADNEAAFDEKARTVGVLSTKNEDIRSLRELITYGLKGMAAYTYHALHLEKDDNELNRFMRRALAATLDDSLEVQDLVALTMETGKYGVNAMAMLDEANTSVYGNPEITKVNIGVRNRPGILISGHDLKDLEELLKQTEGTGVDVYTHSEMLPAHYYPAFKKYEHFVGNYGNAWWKQNSEFAAFNGPILMTTNCIVPPKDSYKDRIYTTGNTGFPGVRHIPEGKDGAPKDFSLLIEQAKGCPVPTELETGEIIGGFAHAAVMNVADQVVDAVKSGAIRRFFVMAGCDGRMKSRNYYTDFAAELPKDTVILTAGCAKYKYNKLDLGDIGGIPRVLDAGQCNDSYSLVVIALKLKEVFGLEDINDLPISYNIAWYEQKAVIVLLALLYLGVKNIHLGPTLPAFLSPNVAKVLVENFGIGGITNVEDDMNMFLGA is encoded by the coding sequence ATGAATAACAACGCCCAAGAGACCTTAAATCATCAGCCGTCCATGTTCTGCTTTCAATGTCAGGAAGCATCCAAAGGAACAGGCTGCACCATTGTCGGAGTATGCGGCAAACCGCATGATGTGGCAAACCTGCAAGATTTACTGATTTATTTGCTGAAAGGTATCTCTTTTCTCAGTCTGGATGCCCAGCTGCCGGAGGTGCTTGAACAGCGCGTATCGCTGTTTATGATGGACTCCTTGTTTGCAACAATTACGAACGCCAACTTTGACCGCGAGGTTTTTGTGGAAAAAATCCGGGAAGCGATAGAGCTCCGCGGCGAGGTGCGCACCTATTATAACGAACAATATCCGGAGGGAACCGCCAATCTCCCTGATGCTGCCGTCTGGCAAGCGGATAACGAAGCTGCTTTTGATGAAAAGGCACGTACGGTTGGTGTCCTCTCGACCAAGAATGAAGACATCCGCTCGCTGCGTGAATTGATAACTTACGGCTTGAAGGGGATGGCTGCTTATACGTACCACGCGCTGCATCTGGAGAAGGATGATAACGAATTAAACCGTTTTATGCGCCGTGCACTTGCCGCCACGCTTGACGACAGCCTTGAAGTGCAGGATCTGGTAGCTTTGACGATGGAAACCGGGAAATACGGCGTAAACGCCATGGCGATGCTTGATGAAGCGAACACCTCTGTTTACGGAAATCCGGAAATTACGAAGGTTAATATCGGGGTAAGAAACCGACCCGGCATTCTCATCAGCGGTCATGATCTGAAGGATTTGGAGGAGCTGCTGAAGCAGACGGAAGGAACCGGCGTGGACGTGTACACGCACAGTGAAATGCTGCCTGCCCACTATTATCCGGCATTCAAGAAATATGAGCATTTTGTAGGCAATTACGGGAATGCCTGGTGGAAGCAGAATAGCGAATTCGCAGCCTTTAACGGACCGATATTAATGACGACCAACTGTATCGTTCCACCGAAAGACAGTTATAAGGACCGTATCTATACAACAGGCAACACTGGGTTTCCGGGTGTCCGCCATATTCCAGAAGGAAAAGACGGTGCTCCCAAAGACTTCTCCCTACTAATCGAGCAAGCGAAAGGATGCCCAGTTCCAACGGAACTTGAAACGGGTGAGATCATCGGTGGCTTCGCTCATGCCGCTGTGATGAACGTAGCCGATCAAGTCGTCGATGCCGTGAAATCCGGGGCGATCCGCCGCTTCTTCGTCATGGCCGGCTGCGATGGACGGATGAAATCCCGCAACTATTACACCGATTTTGCGGCTGAACTTCCAAAAGACACGGTCATTTTAACTGCAGGCTGTGCCAAATACAAATACAATAAACTGGATCTAGGCGACATCGGCGGTATTCCCCGGGTCCTGGACGCTGGTCAATGTAATGACTCTTACTCTCTAGTTGTCATTGCATTGAAGCTGAAGGAAGTATTCGGCCTTGAGGATATTAATGATTTGCCGATTTCCTATAACATTGCCTGGTATGAGCAAAAAGCGGTTATCGTGCTGCTTGCCCTACTCTATCTTGGCGTTAAAAATATTCATCTGGGCCCTACGCTCCCTGCATTCCTGTCGCCTAACGTCGCCAAAGTCCTCGTGGAAAACTTCGGTATCGGCGGCATTACCAATGTGGAAGATGACATGAACATGTTCCTTGGTGCCTAA
- a CDS encoding 2-oxoacid:acceptor oxidoreductase family protein produces the protein MSILPQVNELGFFEIRLESIGGFGANLAGKMLAEAGVTGSGLNGSNFSSYGSEKKGSPVKSFVRFCDSEVEIRDHSPIEQPHVVGVFHEALYKTIDVISGLQPDGTVLVNTARDLSEVAVDLKMTQGTLAVVDALKISVEEKTKVNTAMLGALFRICSFLNPDDMRQVIRTTFEKKLPHLVEANLRTFDRGYNEVQFLSLGDGSELIDPIAFARPQPILGYETQELGGILNVTANSVLKDLSGSRQGYLPEYKIEDCIHCAACDTVCPDFCIVWEKKPDKRGNMQMFMKGIDYQYCKGCLKCIEACPTTALAAMLEEPHYAEQHRVPQSFPYLTAEGVRS, from the coding sequence ATGTCGATTTTACCTCAAGTGAATGAACTGGGATTTTTCGAGATCCGTCTCGAATCCATCGGCGGGTTTGGCGCCAATCTGGCCGGAAAAATGCTGGCCGAAGCCGGGGTTACCGGCTCCGGACTTAACGGTTCGAATTTTTCCAGCTATGGTTCGGAGAAAAAAGGGTCGCCAGTGAAGAGTTTCGTAAGGTTCTGCGATTCCGAGGTGGAAATCCGCGATCACAGTCCCATTGAGCAGCCGCATGTCGTCGGCGTATTTCATGAAGCATTGTATAAGACGATCGATGTCATAAGCGGATTACAGCCTGATGGAACGGTGCTGGTGAATACGGCGCGAGACCTGTCCGAAGTGGCTGTTGATCTTAAAATGACGCAGGGAACGCTGGCCGTAGTTGATGCGCTGAAAATTTCCGTTGAGGAAAAAACCAAAGTGAATACGGCCATGCTGGGGGCTTTGTTCCGGATTTGCAGCTTCCTAAACCCGGACGATATGCGGCAAGTGATCCGCACAACATTTGAGAAAAAGCTGCCCCACCTCGTGGAAGCGAATTTGCGGACCTTTGACAGAGGATATAACGAAGTCCAGTTCCTTTCCTTGGGAGATGGCTCAGAGCTTATAGACCCAATCGCTTTTGCAAGACCGCAGCCGATTCTTGGATATGAAACGCAGGAGCTGGGCGGGATTCTGAACGTTACGGCGAACAGTGTCCTGAAGGATCTTAGCGGCTCCCGGCAGGGATATTTGCCAGAGTACAAGATAGAGGACTGCATTCACTGTGCCGCCTGCGATACGGTATGTCCGGATTTCTGCATCGTGTGGGAGAAGAAACCGGATAAGCGCGGGAATATGCAGATGTTTATGAAAGGCATCGATTATCAGTATTGCAAAGGCTGCTTGAAGTGTATCGAAGCTTGCCCGACCACCGCTTTGGCTGCCATGTTAGAAGAGCCGCATTATGCGGAGCAGCACCGTGTGCCGCAATCATTTCCCTATTTAACTGCGGAGGGAGTCAGATCATGA
- a CDS encoding HTH domain-containing protein, translating to MDSIKKIVIPNNDEDEIGRLFEIVTKKYHISTQSLSLITGIDEELINKQEYGHDLATLKQLLVMLSTGMEQVGEDERVRGIIEVLNQVFNITSQTIALYSRVDENDVEQMLNGNYGQISFENRYRIATTSIFLHYLFKRTSLR from the coding sequence GTGGACTCTATTAAAAAAATAGTTATACCAAACAATGACGAAGATGAGATCGGTCGGTTGTTTGAAATAGTTACCAAAAAGTATCATATATCAACGCAGTCGTTAAGTTTGATAACCGGAATTGATGAAGAGCTAATTAATAAGCAGGAGTACGGGCATGACTTAGCTACATTAAAACAGTTATTGGTCATGTTATCTACCGGAATGGAACAAGTCGGGGAGGATGAACGAGTACGGGGAATAATTGAGGTCCTAAATCAGGTTTTTAATATTACTAGCCAAACTATTGCCTTGTATTCTAGAGTAGATGAAAACGATGTGGAGCAAATGTTAAACGGTAATTACGGCCAAATTTCATTTGAAAATCGCTACCGCATTGCAACTACATCAATATTTCTTCACTACCTGTTTAAAAGAACCTCGTTACGCTAA
- a CDS encoding ABC transporter permease subunit, whose amino-acid sequence MTRLNSRLQTEPSLDQKHPLQLKALPEGGRGRSRRKQIKRHWQLYLVLLLPVLYLIIFKYVPMAGIVIAFKNYNVIKGIWGSDWVGLKYFHQFFDSPNFWLYIKNTLGISFYGLIVGFPAPILLALALNEIRNGLFKKTVQMVSYAPYFISTVIMVSIIVVNLTPNVGMISKFFEMLGMSNTNFMGIPGLFKSIYVWSDVWQFTGYGAIIYIAALSGVNPELYESAKVDGASRIQKILNIDIPSLIPVSVILLILNLGNIMKLGFEKIYLMQNPLNLSTSEVISTYVYKVGLLGSSFSFSTAIGLFNSVINLILLVSVNYIARKLSNSSLW is encoded by the coding sequence ATGACGAGACTGAACTCTAGGCTTCAAACCGAACCAAGCCTGGACCAGAAACATCCCCTACAGTTGAAAGCGCTGCCAGAAGGGGGAAGAGGAAGGTCAAGAAGAAAACAAATTAAGCGTCATTGGCAGCTGTATCTCGTTCTGCTGCTGCCCGTTCTTTATTTGATCATTTTTAAATACGTACCGATGGCCGGCATTGTAATCGCATTCAAAAATTATAACGTCATCAAGGGAATCTGGGGAAGCGACTGGGTCGGACTGAAATATTTCCACCAGTTCTTCGATTCGCCGAACTTCTGGCTCTACATTAAAAACACGCTTGGCATCAGTTTCTATGGATTGATCGTAGGCTTTCCAGCACCCATCCTATTGGCACTGGCGCTGAACGAAATTCGCAACGGTCTATTCAAAAAGACGGTGCAGATGGTATCTTATGCCCCATATTTTATTTCTACAGTCATCATGGTTTCGATCATTGTCGTCAATCTGACGCCAAACGTTGGGATGATCAGCAAATTTTTTGAGATGCTTGGTATGAGTAATACGAATTTTATGGGTATTCCGGGTCTTTTTAAGTCCATTTACGTCTGGTCGGATGTCTGGCAGTTTACAGGATACGGAGCGATTATTTACATTGCAGCGCTGTCCGGCGTCAACCCGGAGCTGTACGAATCAGCCAAAGTGGATGGCGCGTCCCGCATCCAAAAGATTCTAAACATCGATATCCCGAGCCTCATTCCCGTATCGGTCATTCTGCTCATTCTCAATCTAGGCAACATCATGAAACTAGGCTTTGAAAAAATATACCTGATGCAAAATCCGCTTAACTTAAGCACGTCAGAAGTCATATCCACTTATGTGTACAAGGTTGGTTTGCTGGGATCCAGCTTCAGTTTCTCGACGGCAATCGGTCTCTTCAACTCGGTCATTAACCTTATACTGCTGGTGTCCGTCAATTACATCGCCAGAAAGCTGTCTAACAGCAGCTTGTGGTAG
- a CDS encoding helix-turn-helix domain-containing protein: MQRSWYKRLLLSYMPIFVIVITFIFFVFFQLFSEQSRREALNANKSLSLQAMRMVDTSLKVIDNMIVLESINSKALNDFFESSAVSDPYINIQAVKKLKEIINYYPLIDSIYLVRNSDGYVLSDATNGYISTYPDHEFIEQYQVSKTPKWTGARNFEQFTMKGGKQVVSLVRGSPYMKNDFGMIVVNVSAESLNKLTQEMLDSKMSFIQVEDASGNHLFGTSMDRPPSQVNSQYVSSYTNWKYGSGLLNNSFVSAISYLYNLWFIIGLGMIAIGFLWMIYVSRRNSKPIEAIAARFSSYSLPVVSGGRGKGKLDEFAFIESAFDNILEQSKEYQEKYREDLHVRTRYMFRQLIEGDSRLSISEWKSEAVRLNLPLPLDRYRILILEIDKYGDFCRDYSKADQDLLKFTLRTVVDEIASKKDCRLWSEWTSPSNLSIMLFEERDQDKFEEAVLVPVAEQILAWTHQNLKFTITIGIGRCTDQIGDIPHSYKDAMQALKYKIVLGENRLIRSEDISSHGIVEVYTHLGEIRSIIQSFRMLKEHWSDDYDQWFEQLKNSFLTNDEIFSLMNYLIYYIGREMSGLGKEIYNKWIQEGLPKLTVKVDNSYSLEQLRQEIKQVLTDHYEQMKQIQDGNQYSNMIRNICSLIECDYANPDLSLEMLGEQYQLSAKYVSKLFKENTGQRFVDFLIDIRMKEAKRLLTETDYSVQEIAERVGYAHAISFTRVFKRTAGVTPGEYRNNRKAQQRGENDSVVENG, translated from the coding sequence ATGCAGAGATCCTGGTACAAGCGTCTATTGCTCTCCTATATGCCCATTTTTGTTATTGTGATTACCTTTATATTTTTTGTTTTCTTTCAGCTGTTCAGCGAACAGAGTCGCCGGGAGGCCCTTAACGCCAATAAATCGCTTTCCTTGCAAGCGATGCGTATGGTGGACACCTCTCTGAAGGTGATCGACAATATGATCGTTCTTGAGAGCATCAATAGCAAGGCTTTGAACGATTTTTTTGAATCTTCTGCCGTGAGCGATCCATATATCAATATCCAAGCTGTTAAGAAGCTCAAGGAGATTATTAATTATTATCCCTTGATTGATTCGATTTATCTGGTGAGGAATTCGGACGGCTATGTGCTCAGCGATGCCACGAATGGATACATAAGTACATATCCGGACCATGAATTTATCGAGCAATATCAAGTATCGAAAACGCCGAAATGGACAGGCGCTAGAAATTTTGAACAATTTACAATGAAAGGCGGCAAACAGGTGGTCAGCCTGGTCAGAGGATCGCCTTATATGAAAAACGATTTTGGCATGATCGTCGTCAATGTGAGCGCGGAATCTTTGAACAAGCTTACCCAAGAGATGCTGGATTCCAAGATGAGCTTCATTCAGGTTGAGGATGCTTCCGGAAATCATCTGTTCGGCACCTCGATGGATCGTCCGCCATCCCAAGTCAATTCCCAGTATGTATCAAGCTATACGAATTGGAAATATGGCAGCGGTTTGTTGAACAACAGTTTTGTAAGCGCTATCTCTTATTTGTATAACCTTTGGTTTATCATCGGTCTTGGCATGATTGCCATCGGCTTCCTATGGATGATTTATGTTTCCAGGCGCAACTCCAAGCCCATTGAGGCAATCGCCGCCCGATTCAGCAGCTATTCGCTTCCGGTGGTGAGCGGAGGTCGGGGGAAGGGGAAGCTGGATGAATTTGCTTTTATCGAATCCGCCTTTGACAACATACTGGAACAATCCAAGGAATATCAGGAGAAATACCGTGAGGATCTCCATGTCAGGACCCGGTATATGTTCCGTCAGCTGATCGAGGGGGACTCTCGTCTGTCTATTTCCGAATGGAAATCTGAAGCGGTTCGGCTGAATTTGCCGCTGCCGCTGGATCGATATCGTATCCTCATCCTTGAAATCGATAAGTATGGCGATTTCTGCCGGGACTATTCCAAAGCCGATCAAGATCTGCTTAAATTCACCCTGCGGACGGTCGTGGACGAGATCGCTTCGAAAAAGGACTGCCGGCTGTGGTCGGAATGGACGTCACCTTCCAATCTGTCCATTATGCTGTTTGAAGAACGGGATCAGGACAAGTTCGAGGAGGCCGTACTGGTCCCGGTTGCAGAACAAATCCTTGCATGGACGCACCAAAACTTGAAATTTACGATTACGATTGGCATAGGCAGATGCACAGATCAAATTGGAGATATTCCGCACTCTTATAAAGATGCGATGCAAGCCTTAAAGTATAAAATCGTGCTCGGTGAAAACCGGCTGATTCGCAGCGAGGATATTTCGAGCCATGGCATCGTCGAGGTTTATACGCATTTGGGAGAAATCCGCTCGATCATCCAGTCCTTCAGAATGCTGAAAGAGCATTGGAGCGACGATTACGATCAATGGTTTGAACAGCTGAAGAACAGCTTCCTGACCAATGATGAAATATTCAGCCTGATGAATTACCTTATTTATTATATCGGCCGCGAAATGTCGGGACTGGGCAAGGAAATTTACAACAAGTGGATACAGGAGGGATTGCCGAAGCTGACAGTAAAGGTAGACAATTCTTACTCCTTGGAGCAGCTGAGACAGGAAATCAAACAAGTGCTGACGGATCATTATGAACAGATGAAACAGATTCAGGATGGAAACCAATACTCCAATATGATCAGAAACATATGCAGCCTAATCGAGTGCGATTATGCCAATCCGGATCTTTCCCTTGAAATGCTGGGGGAACAGTATCAGCTCAGCGCCAAATATGTAAGTAAATTGTTTAAGGAAAACACCGGACAAAGATTCGTTGATTTCCTGATCGATATTCGAATGAAGGAAGCGAAGCGGCTGCTGACGGAAACGGACTATTCCGTGCAGGAGATTGCAGAGCGGGTCGGATACGCCCACGCCATTTCGTTTACCCGCGTTTTCAAGAGGACGGCTGGAGTTACCCCGGGCGAATACCGGAATAACCGGAAGGCACAGCAGCGTGGAGAAAATGATTCAGTAGTAGAAAACGGTTAA